CATTTCATAGTTAATAATGCTTGTATATTATAGAGAACTTACCTTGTTTTTGGAAATATGATCGGAGTGCGTGAACACGCAGTCGATGGAGTCGAGCCTGTCGTCGAGCACTCGCTCGTCGAGCCCGCGCTCGTCCAGCACCGCCTCCAGCGCCGCCGCCAGCTCCGAGCTCTCCGCGAACGATGCGCCGCCTTCCGCTGAAATATATCAAACACTTACTAATCAGAGACAGACTAAGGGAAAAAAGAATATGTACCATTTTAAGCCATAATGCCGTAATAATAAAGCACAGACTATTATCAATAACCCGTCTATTACGACTTCTTCTCACATATTGATGTAAATATAAGTGTAATTCCTTTCTTATGATCTTATAATGTATGCGTTTTAATGTTAGTCTAAATACGTAAACTTACCGTATTGCATGTAATTACGTGCACGCACGCGTACGTGTACGTTCTGTAAAATAATTGCATAGCATATATACTCACATTGATTGAAGAACTCCGTAAAAGCTTCGTCTGGTATTTGGCTGAGTACCGCTGGATCCAATATGTCGTCCGGTGGTACTTGACCAACTTCCACTTCTGAAAATGACGTTATAcaatttctttagaaaaaaaatacattttattatgttggACAACctcataattatacataaataaatatatttaaaaaagtacagTACAGTTATTAAAAGTCAATAATCGAGGCTTCTTTATACGTACCAAGTTCATGCGAATCGTTCGCCACAGTGACGTATTCACTCTCGCTAAGCGCGCCCATCGCCGTGTCCTCTGAACTGTCGTACGTCGAGGAGTTCGAACACACGTTCAGTTCTAAATATAACATGTAAAGATATAGTTATAAACACAACAAAACTTCATGAAATAATAATGCAtctatttatattgtaactGCAATTGATATTTTACTTCGTGTCGCAGAGTGCATATAAGTTAATCATCATTGGTTTCCGCTGCACACACATGCAGCAACCCCTGTTGGGCCTTCAcgaaatcaaaattaatatcgACTATCCCATAATACTCGCGCAAAACAACAGCTATAAaagattatttcaaaatatcgggatagtatgtatgtaataccTGAGAGTGATTGTTCAGCTCCGTGCCCTTCGGTGGGAGCGCGCAGGCGCGCGGGTGGTCGGCGGCGGCGCTTGGCGCGGCGCGGACCGCGCGGTGTCGACGGGCACACGCGCTTGCGCACTGCCGCCTTCTTCGGCCGACAGTCACGAGAAAGCTTGTCGTAATTATCCTATAAGAACATAACTCTAGCTTAGAAAtcttaacttttatatttgttttttaaaagaacaaaTACAATGGTAGAAGAATTCCAGATACTTCGACATACGCTAAAGTTAACCTTGCAATTATATTTGATGGTTTACTTAAAATGTAAACcaataaacaatttacaaattcGGTTCCCAGTGGCGCCATCTTTATTCTGACAAATACCACCAAACGTTACCATcgaattgcaaaaaaatatttacagaagACGAAGAAATAACCACTACACCTAACAATCGACCATATAATGTAACAATCATACCCGTTTCCAAGCATGTTCAGCACACAGCGGCGTCTGATCATGCAGAGGCAGTAATGGATGTCGACAGCGTGCCCCGCCCGCGAACACGGCCGCGCACGCCGCGTACAGGCGTTGTTCGGGCGCCAGCGTCACGTGCGACAGACAGTACCGCGCGCACGGGAGCGCTGAACGATCGCACTTCTCTTCTGCACATTCTATCTCTACGCCACTCGTGCTTGGTGTTACGTCACCTCCACGACCCGATTCGCCTCCTGACCAACCTGTTTCCCTGTTGaacgatttattattattactggcAGGCCCCCTTCAAAGAGGCAACTGACGCGTAGTAACTATCCCATAATATTACTACTTCCAGAATTAATACCTAAATCGACTTTTTAGTAGTAAATACAACAAAGATGACTCGGTGGTAGAAAGAAATGACGTTCTAATAACATTTACCTTAGTTTCCTTCGTTCCTGTGAAGTGAGCACGGCAGGCATCCCGCGCATAGCGAGCAAATGATTCACAGTCTGAGTTGGAAGACGGCACGACGTTCCAGCGGTGCTTAGTTGTTTCTGTTGAAATCGAAATTTACTTTTAGATCACCCTACGAGACGTTTAAcctttactaatttatttaaaacggcaagtaaataagtacatttacattttattgttttgttttgtttatgaaacGTACGAGTGAGCGTGTGAACGTGCGTAGTTGCGTACACGCTTATACCTGGGCAAATTTATTAAATCACGCATTgctaaatacttttatttacaagGGTCATAGATAGCAACGACGCTCATTTTCTACTCATACACATAAAATATCAACACATATCTCTTGCTTAGTAATCAAAAGTAAAGTATACCTTGAGTAGCGTCGCGAGCGAGCGATGTTCACGATGGTGGTGCGTGGACAGTCTGAGCGCGTGGTGTGCTCGCGCGACTGACCGCCGCAGCGCCGCGCGACGCAGCGCTAGCCGAGCGCCGCGAGACTCCGCCGCGGACTCTTCCACGCACACGGCGCCCACACCAGCGTCTAACAGAGAATTATATtgttacctattactgtgtatTTGTATACCCTTGTAAACGGGGAAATGAGTCCTGTGcctatatgaatataattttcacGAAGTTATGttacaacattttacaaaaaccaataattttgttctacaaaaaatgttatgtCCTTTAGAGTCTTTTTTAGCATAATTGAATAGTTACGTTCTTTTCCGGAGCACGCAGAGACTAAAGGTAAAGGAGACCAAATTCTAAGATAGCTATTAATTTCTTTATCTTCATTTTAGTACATTCACACCTTTTACgaattctaaaatattattatgtaaccattgttgtttattttgtttgcgtCAAAGTAAATAGCTTGCGCGGTTTTTCCTCAAATTAATCACATAGAaaatgaaaactaaataaagcTTCGGTTGTGACGTCCTTTTTAATTTCGGTACAATACAGTCTGTTGTATTGTTGTGCTAATTTCATTGAGTCACGATTCACATCAATAAACCATTCATATACCTAACTCTCAATATTATCTCGATTTTCAGGCACATCGTTTAATCAAATGGAgcggaaaaatataaaagattttgtttgttgcTTTATGACTGCTGTCTAACCAAAGGAAAAAGCACTTGTATATGTGTTACCTGTTTTGGGTTTTCCCCTGATTACACCAGGCCAatcttaataaacaattaactaATACCTTCCTCGATAATCGCACTATTTTTACGTGAAAACTgcataaaaatctgttcagcagAATCTGAGTTTATCAaaaacagacaggcagacaaagagaaaactttgttttataacatgtaGGTATCTTATTTCACATATCTCTAGTTTAAGTCGTAAAGTTCGTACTTTCAACAAGTTAGGTAACCATAGTTACCTAAATCAGGCATATTATCATCATCGCTGCTGCTGCTCTCCAGTTGTCTGAAGACAGATGTCCTATCATCGAGCGGTCCGCACTGGAACAGGCTGTCTCCGGGCGCGTGCCACGAGGTGTTGGGTATAGGGATCGCTCGCTTCGCCGCCGGTATCCGCTGCAGCGCCTCGTGCACCGCCGGCCCGCGACCGCGACGAGATTTCGGTTGCGATGGAGTTTTACCTGAATTATACGAAGATTGTAATATAACAATCTCAGTGTCCTATCCCGTGAAAAGATAAGTTTTGTGGTTGAAAGAGAACTTAACTACAAGTACAAGATAACCGGCAATATACAGCGTGGATGATCA
Above is a window of Anticarsia gemmatalis isolate Benzon Research Colony breed Stoneville strain chromosome 19, ilAntGemm2 primary, whole genome shotgun sequence DNA encoding:
- the LOC142980977 gene encoding uncharacterized protein LOC142980977 isoform X2; the encoded protein is MSLSASENVGFGGIPQNISDASCATQYKMAVEGVSSGSCGEVNMFLHDNSGDEQAYIHLNDNFYSKFKIDPNELYTFHDSDVIASEITVSHTEDNFMFSDSVDVKSKFLDSPNKELDLISAFTNGDIKEEVKKEVVSNGHYPPVSKPLVNYKDTKTSHTKVLKVKNQSQMKEHSRSESFSEARRPSVNSPKAQNTATASSPSTKNSINSVTSNNAKSSSKQTGMETFLDVFKREQGLVENSVLVKTEPPGPSTGKVPVSPPKKGKTPSQPKSRRGRGPAVHEALQRIPAAKRAIPIPNTSWHAPGDSLFQCGPLDDRTSVFRQLESSSSDDDNMPDLDAGVGAVCVEESAAESRGARLALRRAALRRSVARAHHALRLSTHHHREHRSLATLLKKQLSTAGTSCRLPTQTVNHLLAMRGMPAVLTSQERRKLRETGWSGGESGRGGDVTPSTSGVEIECAEEKCDRSALPCARYCLSHVTLAPEQRLYAACAAVFAGGARCRHPLLPLHDQTPLCAEHAWKRDNYDKLSRDCRPKKAAVRKRVCPSTPRGPRRAKRRRRPPARLRAPTEGHGAEQSLSELNVCSNSSTYDSSEDTAMGALSESEYVTVANDSHELEVEVGQVPPDDILDPAVLSQIPDEAFTEFFNQSEGGASFAESSELAAALEAVLDERGLDERVLDDRLDSIDCVFTHSDHISKNKMQVSTSMPMEMSSRVPS
- the LOC142980977 gene encoding uncharacterized protein LOC142980977 isoform X1, with amino-acid sequence MSLSASENVGFGGIPQNISDASCATQYKMAVEGVSSGSCGEVNMFLHDNSGDEQAYIHLNDNFYSKFKIDPNELYTFHDSDVIASEITVSHTEDNFMFSDSVDVKSKFLDSPNKELDLISAFTNGDIKEEVKKEVVSNGHYPPVSKPLVNYKDTKTSHTKVLKVKNQSQMKEHSRSESFSEARRPSVNSPKAQNTATASSPSTKNSINSVTSNNAKSSSKQTGMETFLDVFKREQGLVENSVLVKTEPPGPSTGKVPVSPPKKGSSGKTPSQPKSRRGRGPAVHEALQRIPAAKRAIPIPNTSWHAPGDSLFQCGPLDDRTSVFRQLESSSSDDDNMPDLDAGVGAVCVEESAAESRGARLALRRAALRRSVARAHHALRLSTHHHREHRSLATLLKKQLSTAGTSCRLPTQTVNHLLAMRGMPAVLTSQERRKLRETGWSGGESGRGGDVTPSTSGVEIECAEEKCDRSALPCARYCLSHVTLAPEQRLYAACAAVFAGGARCRHPLLPLHDQTPLCAEHAWKRDNYDKLSRDCRPKKAAVRKRVCPSTPRGPRRAKRRRRPPARLRAPTEGHGAEQSLSELNVCSNSSTYDSSEDTAMGALSESEYVTVANDSHELEVEVGQVPPDDILDPAVLSQIPDEAFTEFFNQSEGGASFAESSELAAALEAVLDERGLDERVLDDRLDSIDCVFTHSDHISKNKMQVSTSMPMEMSSRVPS